From the Desulfomonilaceae bacterium genome, one window contains:
- a CDS encoding class I SAM-dependent methyltransferase: MKSDRQRWNSRYSGAMEKIPPPDQLLLESQHLLKSGRALDLACGLGSNAVFLAERGYWVDALDTSIQALGRLQKEIRERKLTIGPVLTDLDYYPVRSGFYDLVVIFYFFSKGLMGRIKSSLKPGGLLIYATFNYRHLNLSPGFCTDYLVPEEGLAQFFPHLETIMSVENSGDKGNVSQFIGRNISRINP; encoded by the coding sequence ATGAAATCAGATCGGCAGAGGTGGAATTCTCGTTACTCTGGCGCCATGGAAAAAATTCCTCCTCCCGATCAATTGTTACTTGAATCCCAGCATCTGCTAAAATCAGGCAGAGCCCTTGATTTGGCTTGCGGGCTGGGCTCTAATGCTGTGTTCCTGGCCGAACGTGGTTACTGGGTTGACGCGTTGGATACCAGCATTCAGGCCCTGGGACGACTCCAAAAAGAGATCAGGGAGCGAAAACTGACAATAGGGCCGGTTTTGACTGACCTCGATTATTATCCGGTGCGTTCAGGTTTCTATGACCTGGTCGTAATATTTTACTTCTTTTCAAAAGGCCTTATGGGGAGGATCAAATCAAGTTTGAAGCCCGGCGGATTGTTGATCTATGCAACTTTCAATTATCGGCATTTGAACTTGAGTCCCGGGTTCTGTACCGATTATCTGGTTCCTGAAGAAGGCCTTGCGCAATTTTTCCCCCACCTCGAAACGATAATGTCTGTTGAAAATTCTGGGGACAAAGGAAACGTCAGTCAGTTCATCGGCAGAAACATTTCCCGTATCAATCCTTAA
- the hoxE gene encoding bidirectional hydrogenase complex protein HoxE, producing the protein MDHQETEHAKLNEDRRWRLVNRTMRLHGHQPDALIETLHAVQESFGFLDPDSLKYVAESLHLPLSLVYGVATFYHFFTLKPPGEHTCVVCLGTACYIAGSSNMIKTVEKKIGIKPGETTPDGKLSLLTARCMGSCGLAPAVVFDGDVHGRMSSDSLLEGIRRLINHDD; encoded by the coding sequence ATGGATCATCAAGAAACGGAACACGCCAAACTGAATGAAGACCGGCGATGGCGACTGGTGAATAGAACCATGAGGTTGCATGGACATCAACCAGACGCTTTGATCGAAACACTCCACGCCGTCCAGGAGTCATTCGGTTTTCTTGACCCTGACTCTCTGAAGTATGTGGCGGAGTCTCTACATCTGCCGCTAAGCCTGGTCTATGGGGTTGCGACATTCTACCACTTTTTCACGCTCAAGCCCCCTGGGGAGCATACGTGCGTCGTTTGTCTCGGAACAGCCTGCTACATAGCGGGATCGTCAAACATGATAAAAACAGTAGAGAAGAAAATTGGGATAAAGCCGGGTGAAACGACCCCCGATGGGAAACTTTCTCTCTTGACCGCCCGTTGCATGGGATCATGCGGGCTTGCGCCGGCTGTGGTGTTTGACGGCGATGTCCACGGCAGGATGTCTTCAGACTCTTTGCTCGAAGGCATCAGGAGGCTCATTAATCATGACGATTGA
- the nuoF gene encoding NADH-quinone oxidoreductase subunit NuoF — protein sequence MTIEELQDIAKIEKDKRQGFKHRIHVCVAAGCLSCQSGLVKEALEKEVARRGLESWVLVKGVGCLGLCTAGPMVVIEPDGATYQEVAVSDVSDILEALGGEPVSRLDCSAHLPFFARQKKIVLENCGRIDPESIEDYIAEGGYEALYNSLRMMTPAAVIEQISKSGLRGRGGAGFPTGLKWTAVSKTKNNVKFVVCNADEGDPGAFMDRSVLESDPHRVLEGMAIAGLAVGAHYGFVYVRAEYPLAVKRIRTAIARAERLGLLGRNIFNTTFSFEVNVRLGAGAFVCGEETALMASIEGRRGSPRPKPPFPAELGLWGYPTLINNVETFANVPPIIQKGGSWFASIGVDKSKGTKVFALAGRVKNTGLIEAPMGTTLREIIFDIGGGITGGRKFKAILTGGPSGGCIPSQFLDMSMDYESLAQVGAIMGSGGLIVMDETSCMVDVAKFFIEFCMSESCGKCVPCRVGTVQIYNLLRRITQGDGKPEDIALLEELCDLVKSTSLCGLGQTAPNPVLSSMRYFMDEYKAHIEDKVCPAGVCHMEKSQ from the coding sequence ATGACGATTGAAGAATTACAAGACATTGCGAAAATAGAAAAGGACAAACGGCAGGGATTCAAACATCGTATCCACGTGTGTGTCGCCGCGGGTTGCCTTTCCTGCCAGAGTGGACTCGTCAAGGAAGCCTTAGAAAAAGAAGTTGCCCGTCGTGGACTTGAAAGCTGGGTTTTAGTCAAGGGGGTGGGATGCCTGGGCCTATGCACCGCAGGTCCCATGGTGGTCATCGAACCCGATGGCGCAACATACCAGGAAGTTGCAGTCTCCGACGTATCAGACATCCTTGAGGCCTTGGGGGGAGAACCGGTAAGCCGCTTGGATTGTTCAGCCCACCTGCCTTTTTTTGCCAGACAAAAAAAGATCGTACTTGAGAATTGCGGTCGAATAGATCCCGAGAGCATTGAGGACTACATAGCTGAAGGTGGCTATGAAGCGCTATACAACTCTTTGAGGATGATGACTCCCGCAGCGGTTATTGAACAAATTTCCAAGAGTGGCCTTCGGGGTCGAGGAGGAGCCGGTTTCCCAACCGGACTTAAATGGACTGCTGTTTCCAAGACCAAGAACAATGTCAAATTCGTCGTATGCAACGCTGATGAAGGTGATCCTGGCGCCTTCATGGACCGTAGCGTTCTCGAAAGTGACCCTCACAGGGTTCTAGAAGGTATGGCCATAGCTGGTTTAGCCGTCGGAGCCCATTATGGGTTTGTTTACGTCCGGGCTGAGTATCCACTGGCGGTAAAAAGAATCAGGACGGCCATAGCCAGAGCCGAAAGACTCGGGCTGCTGGGTCGCAACATATTCAATACGACTTTCAGTTTTGAAGTGAATGTCCGGCTGGGCGCCGGAGCCTTTGTTTGCGGTGAGGAAACGGCTCTTATGGCAAGCATAGAAGGCCGCAGAGGAAGCCCCAGGCCAAAACCACCCTTCCCTGCCGAACTTGGACTCTGGGGTTACCCTACTTTAATCAACAATGTTGAAACATTCGCCAATGTCCCTCCGATTATTCAAAAAGGCGGCTCGTGGTTCGCTTCCATCGGGGTTGACAAAAGCAAGGGCACCAAGGTTTTCGCTCTTGCCGGCAGAGTAAAAAATACCGGATTGATTGAGGCCCCGATGGGCACGACTTTACGGGAGATTATTTTTGATATCGGTGGAGGCATCACTGGTGGCAGAAAATTCAAAGCCATACTGACGGGTGGGCCCTCTGGGGGGTGCATCCCATCACAATTCCTGGACATGAGCATGGATTATGAATCCCTTGCTCAGGTAGGGGCAATCATGGGGTCCGGCGGACTGATAGTGATGGATGAAACGTCATGCATGGTAGATGTGGCCAAATTTTTTATTGAGTTTTGCATGAGCGAATCCTGCGGTAAGTGTGTCCCCTGTCGTGTCGGCACAGTGCAGATATACAATCTTTTGAGAAGAATTACACAAGGCGACGGTAAACCTGAAGATATAGCTTTGCTTGAAGAACTTTGCGACCTCGTCAAAAGCACAAGCCTTTGCGGCCTAGGTCAGACGGCGCCCAATCCGGTTCTGAGTTCCATGCGTTATTTCATGGATGAATACAAAGCGCACATTGAGGATAAAGTGTGCCCTGCCGGAGTCTGTCACATGGAGAAATCACAATGA
- the hoxU gene encoding bidirectional hydrogenase complex protein HoxU gives MRYPAFLQRVADLADVQPARVLTFSINGQMVSAREDETILTVARENGIAIPTLCHLDGLSERGACRICIVEITGSPKLSPACVTLARQDMEVITNSERVMDYRRKILELLFAERNHVCSVCVSNGHCDLQALTIELGMTHVHYEYLHSKHVVDASHDRFSVDHNRCVLCQRCVRVCDEIEGAHTWDVMSRGYLSTVITDLNQPWGESSTCTGCGKCVQVCPTGALSEKGKSISEMTKKRQFLPYLKMMRGEEKT, from the coding sequence ATGAGATACCCGGCTTTTTTGCAAAGAGTCGCTGATCTTGCGGATGTCCAGCCCGCAAGAGTATTGACCTTCAGCATCAACGGCCAGATGGTGAGCGCCCGGGAGGACGAAACCATCCTTACCGTGGCCCGCGAAAATGGGATCGCCATTCCAACATTGTGTCACCTTGACGGCTTATCCGAACGTGGGGCTTGCAGAATCTGCATAGTAGAGATAACGGGTTCTCCAAAACTGAGCCCCGCCTGTGTAACCCTTGCGCGCCAGGATATGGAAGTGATCACAAACTCGGAACGGGTCATGGATTATAGAAGGAAAATCCTGGAACTTCTCTTCGCTGAACGAAATCACGTGTGTTCTGTTTGCGTTTCCAACGGTCACTGCGATCTTCAGGCCCTAACTATCGAATTGGGCATGACCCATGTCCATTATGAGTATTTGCACTCTAAACACGTCGTGGACGCCTCCCACGACAGATTTTCCGTGGATCATAATCGCTGTGTCCTGTGCCAGAGGTGCGTGCGGGTTTGCGACGAAATAGAAGGGGCGCACACATGGGATGTCATGAGTCGGGGTTACCTTTCGACAGTTATTACAGACCTGAACCAGCCATGGGGAGAATCGAGCACATGCACAGGATGCGGGAAATGTGTGCAAGTATGCCCAACTGGGGCTCTATCGGAAAAAGGAAAATCCATCTCTGAAATGACTAAAAAGAGACAGTTTCTGCCTTATCTGAAGATGATGCGCGGAGAAGAAAAAACATGA
- a CDS encoding NADP oxidoreductase, translated as MNRLRLATAWLDGCSGCHMSLLDIDEKLVELSEKIELVYSPLVDFKVIPENIDVALIEGAVSSEADREEIFILRARSAILVSFGDCAVTANVPGMRNKFSLEDTLSRSYVENATLGKCIPLDNVPKLLEYAKPVHEYVKVDYFLPGCPPPAGVILSTLTDLLNGRLPAIEGKTRFGA; from the coding sequence ATGAATCGACTCAGACTCGCAACCGCATGGTTGGACGGTTGTTCGGGGTGCCACATGTCCTTATTGGACATTGATGAGAAACTTGTTGAACTCTCGGAAAAAATTGAGCTTGTGTACAGCCCTTTGGTAGATTTTAAGGTGATTCCGGAAAATATTGATGTCGCTCTTATCGAGGGCGCTGTAAGTTCCGAGGCTGACAGAGAAGAGATTTTCATTTTACGGGCCAGAAGCGCAATTCTTGTTTCCTTTGGTGACTGCGCCGTCACGGCTAATGTTCCCGGAATGCGCAACAAGTTCAGTTTGGAAGATACCTTGTCCCGCTCCTATGTAGAAAACGCCACCTTGGGGAAATGTATTCCCTTAGATAACGTACCGAAATTACTGGAATACGCGAAACCTGTCCACGAATACGTCAAGGTGGATTATTTCCTGCCTGGCTGCCCACCCCCGGCCGGCGTGATATTATCGACATTAACTGATCTCCTCAATGGGCGTTTACCGGCTATTGAGGGAAAAACACGTTTCGGAGCCTGA
- a CDS encoding Ni/Fe hydrogenase subunit alpha, with translation MTQTLQIKPITRVEGHGKITITLDDSGSVSDAKFHVTQFRGFEKFVEGRPFYEMPSLVERICGICPVSHSIASAKACDSILAVRIPEPAKKLRRIVNCGQFIQSHALSFFHLSGPDLVLGFDSDPENRNVLGLAQKHPSLVMDGIHLRKIGQTIIELCAGKRIHPSWVVPGGVNSPLNEQIRDAIMGLLPQGFEIIHRTLDWFKGNLEKYREEIRTFANFPTLFVALVNDRNNLEHVEGKLRFIDSKGFRIQDDVAPDDYMDYLGENSESWSYLKSPYYKPLGYPEGIYKSGPAARMNVCDGCGTHQADQEWAEFRGLERGPALSSFYNHYARLIEILFCLETTEHLLGDPQILSPHVRSFAKNNEFEGIGVVEAPRGILVHHYRVNEQGLITWANMIVATGNNNLAMNRGILQVARRFLKGDNITEDALNRIEGLIRAFDPCLSCSTHLIGGLNLQIDLAGSDGVVLDTKYV, from the coding sequence ATGACCCAAACACTGCAGATTAAACCGATTACCAGAGTAGAAGGGCATGGTAAAATAACCATAACTCTTGATGATTCAGGAAGCGTTTCTGACGCCAAGTTTCATGTTACCCAGTTCCGAGGCTTCGAGAAATTCGTAGAAGGTCGGCCGTTCTACGAAATGCCTTCTTTGGTGGAAAGAATATGTGGTATTTGTCCGGTGAGCCACTCAATAGCTTCCGCCAAAGCCTGCGACTCAATCCTTGCGGTTCGGATCCCTGAACCAGCCAAGAAGTTGCGGCGTATTGTAAATTGCGGTCAGTTTATACAGTCCCATGCGTTGAGTTTCTTCCATCTTTCAGGACCGGACCTGGTTCTAGGATTCGATTCAGATCCCGAAAACAGAAATGTTCTGGGACTGGCCCAAAAACATCCCTCGCTAGTAATGGATGGAATCCATTTACGAAAAATTGGTCAGACAATCATCGAGTTATGCGCCGGGAAACGCATCCACCCGTCCTGGGTAGTGCCTGGTGGTGTAAACAGTCCCTTGAATGAACAAATTCGCGACGCAATCATGGGGCTGCTTCCTCAAGGCTTCGAGATCATTCATCGGACCTTGGACTGGTTCAAGGGAAACCTTGAAAAGTATAGGGAAGAAATTCGAACATTTGCGAATTTCCCTACACTTTTCGTGGCTCTTGTAAATGACCGGAACAATCTTGAACATGTTGAGGGGAAATTGAGATTTATTGATTCTAAAGGATTCAGGATTCAGGATGACGTGGCTCCTGATGATTATATGGACTATCTTGGTGAAAATTCAGAATCCTGGTCGTATCTTAAATCACCTTATTACAAACCATTAGGTTATCCTGAAGGCATTTACAAATCGGGTCCGGCAGCAAGGATGAATGTTTGCGATGGTTGCGGAACCCATCAAGCCGATCAGGAATGGGCCGAATTCAGAGGATTGGAGCGGGGCCCGGCATTGAGTTCATTCTATAATCATTACGCTCGGTTGATCGAGATTCTTTTTTGCCTCGAAACAACGGAACACCTTCTTGGCGATCCTCAAATACTGAGTCCTCACGTAAGATCCTTCGCTAAAAACAACGAGTTTGAGGGTATCGGCGTAGTTGAAGCTCCAAGGGGGATCCTTGTACATCATTATCGCGTCAATGAGCAGGGGTTGATTACATGGGCAAACATGATAGTAGCTACCGGTAATAATAACCTCGCCATGAATAGAGGAATCCTGCAAGTTGCAAGGCGCTTCCTTAAGGGCGACAATATAACAGAGGACGCTCTCAATCGAATTGAAGGATTAATCAGGGCTTTTGATCCATGCCTGAGTTGCTCTACACATTTGATAGGAGGGCTCAATCTTCAGATAGATCTTGCTGGATCCGATGGGGTTGTTCTTGACACAAAATATGTATAG
- a CDS encoding SUMF1/EgtB/PvdO family nonheme iron enzyme has product MKIILNIIVALLVLSSSLFTMADLRSGEQDQSPANHTDFGAQNSLMMAPTYQEGEFSFPLLPSCPFGPAVPIPPLPDQRVSPQRRDLSIETANVAEGIGKYTGMILIPAGPFEMGSPEETGRPDERPLHTVYLGEFYVSKYEVTNAEFCKFLNRKGEISSNGLPSLRIGDPSSPVTKVNGFFQPKPGFADRPVTHVSWYGASDYALWAGGRLPTSAEWEKAALYTSKKTPADDISLPTQEQSTPVYLATPGAFGITGIEGNVWEWCADWYSRDYYALSPSQNPLGPSLGQEKIIRGGSWAAPLSSRRIKNVHKAVPRGYYRTVGFRIVKD; this is encoded by the coding sequence ATGAAAATCATTTTGAATATAATCGTAGCGCTTCTTGTCCTTTCGAGTTCGCTCTTCACAATGGCAGATTTGAGAAGTGGTGAGCAAGATCAATCGCCGGCTAACCACACTGATTTTGGGGCCCAGAATTCTTTGATGATGGCTCCAACATACCAGGAAGGGGAATTTTCTTTCCCTTTGCTCCCTTCCTGTCCATTCGGTCCCGCTGTCCCTATTCCGCCATTGCCTGATCAGAGAGTGTCTCCCCAAAGACGCGATCTATCTATTGAGACCGCCAATGTGGCGGAAGGGATCGGCAAATACACCGGCATGATATTAATTCCGGCTGGACCTTTCGAAATGGGGAGCCCTGAAGAAACCGGAAGGCCCGATGAACGGCCTTTACATACTGTGTATCTGGGTGAATTTTACGTATCGAAATATGAAGTCACCAATGCTGAGTTCTGTAAATTTCTTAATAGAAAAGGAGAAATTTCCAGTAATGGCTTACCGAGTCTCAGAATTGGCGATCCATCATCTCCTGTCACAAAGGTGAATGGATTTTTTCAGCCAAAGCCGGGATTTGCTGATAGACCGGTAACTCATGTTTCATGGTATGGAGCTTCAGACTATGCCCTGTGGGCTGGGGGGCGCCTGCCTACCTCAGCGGAATGGGAAAAGGCGGCCTTGTATACATCAAAGAAAACTCCGGCCGATGATATTTCTCTCCCTACCCAGGAACAATCCACCCCAGTGTACCTGGCCACGCCGGGAGCTTTTGGCATCACGGGAATAGAAGGAAATGTTTGGGAGTGGTGCGCTGATTGGTACAGCCGTGATTACTATGCCTTGAGCCCGTCACAAAATCCTCTGGGCCCATCATTAGGCCAGGAAAAGATAATAAGAGGCGGATCATGGGCTGCTCCTCTCTCATCGAGAAGGATTAAAAACGTCCATAAGGCTGTTCCAAGAGGCTATTATCGGACGGTGGGTTTCCGCATAGTCAAGGACTAA
- the eno gene encoding phosphopyruvate hydratase yields the protein MRFDIGEVKAREILDSRGNPTIEVDVILEDGAFGSAAVPSGASTGENEAVELRDGDPDRFQGKGVLKAVENVMNEIRPAVLGMNALDQASLDRMLIDLDGTVNKSHLGANAILGVSLAASKACAAELGMPLYRYLGGVDARRLPIPMMNILNGGAHADNNVDIQEFMVMPAGACCFADALRTGAEIFHTLKKVLKSMGLNTSVGDEGGFAPNLKSNEEALAVIVRAIEEAGYVPGGNVWIALDPAASSFYKNDVYDLKGEGKKKSAEEMIDFYEDLIERYPIVSLEDGLDENDWDGWAMLTDRLGQKVQLVGDDIFVTNVDLLSKGIENGIANSILIKLNQIGTLTETIDAVNLALANGYTAVVSHRSGETEDTTIADLVVALGTGQIKTGSASRTDRIAKYNQLLRIEEDLGNSALFGSRTFRW from the coding sequence ATGAGATTTGATATTGGTGAAGTTAAGGCTCGTGAGATTCTTGATTCCAGAGGAAATCCAACCATCGAAGTGGATGTAATTCTCGAGGACGGCGCTTTCGGCAGCGCTGCTGTGCCCTCGGGAGCGTCAACAGGAGAGAACGAGGCTGTGGAGCTTCGCGACGGTGATCCTGATCGTTTCCAGGGAAAAGGCGTGCTAAAAGCCGTAGAAAACGTGATGAATGAGATTAGGCCGGCAGTGCTTGGAATGAACGCGCTGGATCAGGCCTCGTTGGACAGAATGCTGATCGATCTGGATGGCACTGTTAATAAGAGCCATCTGGGAGCAAACGCGATTCTCGGCGTCAGTCTCGCCGCATCCAAAGCCTGCGCTGCTGAGTTGGGCATGCCGTTGTATAGATACCTTGGAGGGGTAGACGCCAGACGTTTGCCTATTCCAATGATGAACATTCTTAACGGTGGCGCTCACGCTGACAACAATGTCGATATCCAGGAATTCATGGTCATGCCTGCAGGAGCGTGCTGCTTCGCCGACGCCCTGAGAACTGGCGCAGAAATCTTTCACACACTTAAAAAGGTTCTAAAAAGTATGGGATTGAACACATCTGTAGGCGATGAAGGGGGTTTCGCTCCAAATCTGAAATCGAATGAAGAGGCTCTGGCAGTCATTGTCAGGGCAATAGAAGAAGCTGGTTATGTTCCTGGAGGAAATGTCTGGATAGCGCTGGATCCTGCGGCAAGTTCTTTTTACAAGAATGATGTCTATGATCTCAAAGGGGAAGGAAAGAAAAAGTCCGCTGAAGAAATGATAGATTTTTATGAAGATCTCATAGAACGTTACCCGATCGTCTCTTTGGAAGACGGTCTGGATGAGAATGACTGGGATGGATGGGCAATGCTCACTGACAGGCTGGGTCAAAAGGTTCAGCTTGTAGGTGATGATATATTTGTTACCAACGTGGACTTGCTTTCTAAGGGAATCGAAAACGGCATCGCGAATTCAATTTTAATAAAACTCAATCAGATAGGCACTCTGACTGAAACAATTGACGCTGTCAATCTGGCTTTAGCAAATGGTTATACGGCCGTAGTTTCGCATCGGAGCGGAGAAACCGAGGACACGACAATAGCTGATTTAGTGGTGGCCTTAGGTACCGGTCAAATTAAGACCGGGTCGGCCTCCAGGACTGATAGAATAGCCAAGTACAACCAACTGCTCAGAATAGAAGAGGACCTTGGGAATAGCGCACTTTTCGGTTCCCGTACTTTTCGATGGTGA
- the galE gene encoding UDP-glucose 4-epimerase GalE: MKISRILVIGGAGYVGSHFSLYATNCGLNVTVMDNLSKGHRSALRDSEFIEDDLLNYDNLLRHFSENRYDAIFHFAASCLVGESVSDPAQYYRNNVLAAFNMLEAMRHTGHNRVVFSSTCAVYGYPQKLPLTEDHPKNPISPYGRTKLTIEWMMEDYNVAYGIRSAQLRYFNAAGCEPDFGLGEDHKPETHLIPNVVRFALDLSEDLTIFGNDYETRDGTCVRDYIHVTDLAEAHLKACAKLDETPIIRVNLGTGMGYSNLEIVDSVRKVSGVKITPNFGPRRPGDPAELVADASLARELLDWEPKRSNLDSIVTEVIKWFSLCPHGYTN; encoded by the coding sequence TTGAAAATTTCCCGAATCCTTGTAATTGGTGGAGCGGGCTACGTAGGTTCACATTTTTCCCTGTATGCCACGAATTGTGGATTGAACGTAACTGTAATGGACAACCTGTCCAAAGGACACCGGTCCGCGTTGCGGGATTCTGAATTTATCGAAGATGATTTGCTCAATTATGACAATTTGTTGAGACATTTCTCGGAAAATCGATATGACGCAATCTTTCATTTTGCGGCCAGTTGTCTTGTCGGAGAATCAGTTTCGGACCCAGCTCAGTACTACAGAAACAATGTTCTGGCCGCGTTCAACATGCTGGAGGCCATGCGCCATACCGGGCACAACAGGGTAGTTTTCTCTTCAACCTGCGCCGTGTATGGTTACCCACAGAAACTCCCCCTCACGGAAGATCACCCCAAGAATCCAATTTCTCCATATGGAAGAACCAAACTTACAATTGAGTGGATGATGGAGGATTACAATGTCGCGTACGGAATCAGGTCCGCTCAGTTGAGATATTTCAACGCAGCCGGATGTGAACCGGATTTCGGCTTGGGAGAAGACCACAAGCCTGAAACTCACCTGATACCAAATGTAGTCCGATTTGCGCTGGACCTGTCGGAAGATCTCACAATTTTTGGAAATGATTATGAGACTAGAGACGGGACGTGCGTTCGCGATTACATCCATGTTACGGACCTCGCGGAAGCCCATCTCAAGGCTTGCGCCAAGCTGGACGAGACGCCCATCATAAGAGTTAACCTGGGAACCGGAATGGGATATAGCAACCTTGAAATAGTGGACTCTGTCCGAAAAGTATCGGGAGTTAAAATTACCCCGAATTTTGGTCCCAGAAGACCGGGCGATCCTGCGGAACTGGTCGCTGACGCCTCTCTAGCTCGCGAGCTTCTTGATTGGGAGCCAAAACGATCCAATCTGGACTCAATTGTCACAGAAGTTATAAAATGGTTTTCTCTATGCCCTCATGGTTACACTAATTAG
- a CDS encoding NAD-dependent epimerase/dehydratase family protein codes for MARILVTGTAGFIGFYVAKALLNEDSTVIGVDNFNSYYAPDLKFARDEILRKNKNFISINSDISDLSSVKSIFKDHKPSMVCHLAAQAGVRYSLKNPYSYQKANVEGFVNLIEQSRLNSIQRFVYASSSSVYGGNTKLPYSEDDPVETPVSLYAATKRSNELIAYAYTHLWGLQTVGLRFFTVYGPWGRPDMAYWSFLEAMRHGDPIKVFNHGNNKRDFTYIDDVTTGVLASLMTTKLNQYEIINLGNNEPVGLTDFISTLEELSGLVAIKEMVPAQPGDVVATFASIDRASEKLGFKPSTSLREGLEPFVKWYQDNPTLVDKVREFRFLNIER; via the coding sequence ATGGCACGGATTCTGGTCACCGGCACAGCCGGATTCATCGGTTTTTATGTAGCAAAGGCGTTGCTAAATGAAGACTCAACTGTAATTGGTGTTGATAATTTTAATTCTTATTATGCGCCTGATCTGAAGTTCGCCAGAGATGAAATTCTTAGGAAAAACAAGAACTTTATTTCAATCAACTCCGATATCTCGGATCTATCATCTGTTAAGAGCATTTTCAAGGACCACAAGCCTTCCATGGTATGTCATCTCGCCGCACAGGCGGGAGTTAGATATTCTCTAAAAAATCCTTACTCTTATCAGAAAGCTAACGTCGAAGGGTTCGTCAACCTGATCGAGCAGTCAAGGCTGAACTCAATCCAAAGGTTCGTTTACGCTTCCAGTTCGAGTGTTTATGGTGGAAATACAAAACTTCCTTATAGCGAAGATGATCCGGTGGAAACCCCAGTGAGTCTCTATGCTGCGACCAAGAGGTCCAATGAACTGATAGCTTACGCATATACCCATTTGTGGGGCCTCCAAACAGTTGGTCTAAGATTTTTCACCGTATATGGCCCGTGGGGAAGACCAGACATGGCGTACTGGAGTTTCCTTGAAGCAATGCGCCATGGAGATCCCATAAAGGTATTCAATCATGGCAACAACAAGAGGGATTTTACATACATAGATGATGTGACAACCGGCGTTTTGGCTTCGCTGATGACAACGAAACTCAATCAATATGAGATAATCAACCTGGGAAACAATGAGCCTGTGGGACTAACGGATTTTATTTCTACGCTGGAAGAACTTAGCGGCCTGGTAGCTATCAAGGAAATGGTTCCTGCTCAGCCTGGGGACGTGGTAGCCACATTTGCCAGCATTGATAGGGCTTCCGAGAAACTGGGGTTCAAGCCGTCAACATCGTTACGAGAGGGACTTGAACCTTTTGTAAAATGGTATCAGGACAATCCAACTTTGGTTGACAAAGTCAGGGAGTTCAGATTCTTAAACATTGAACGGTAA